A genomic window from Arvicola amphibius chromosome 5, mArvAmp1.2, whole genome shotgun sequence includes:
- the Cstl1 gene encoding cystatin-like 1: MCLQRPEEGIGSPETGVAGGCELPCGFWEPNFGRLQEQQLSTGVEYLVTVKIGRTKCKKSEASNASCPLQSSKLKKSLICTSLIYTVPWVNYYQLWNSSCQDSKVPI, translated from the exons ATGTgcttgcagagaccagaggagggcattggatccccagaaactggagttgcaggtggttgtgaactgccatgtggtttctgggagccaaactttggtcgtctgcaagagcaacag CTGAGCACAGGAGTGGAGTATTTAGTCACTGTGAAGATTGGCAGGACCAAATGCAAGAAAAGCGAGGCAAGCAATGCTTCCTGCCCTCTGCAAAGCAGCAAGCTGAAAAAG AGCCTGATTTGCACGTCACTGATATACACCGTGCCCTGGGTGAACTACTACCAGCTCTGGAACAGTTCCTGCCAGGATAGCAAAGTGCCCATATAA